A stretch of DNA from Methylosinus sp. LW4:
TGGAATTCGTCGAGGACGCCAATCTCGTCGCGCATAACGCCGAATTCGACATGCGCTTCGTCAATTTCGAGCTCGGCCTGCTGGGAAAGGCGGCGATCCCTTTCGATCGCGTCGTCGACACGCTGACCATCGCGCGCCGCCGGCATCCGGGCGCTTCCAATACTCTGGATGCGCTCTGCCAGCGCTATGGCGTCGATCTCACGCGCCGCGACAAGCATGGCGCTCTGCTCGACGCCGGCCTGCTCGCGGAAGTCTATGCGGAGCTGATGGGCGGCCGCCAAACGGCGCTCATTCTGCAAGCGGACGCCGCGACTCTGGCGGAGGAGAATGGCGGCGAATTTTTGCGCAACCGCCCGCAAAAGCTGGCGCAGCTGCTCACCGAGGCGGAACGCGCCGCGCATGAGGCCTTTATCGCCAAGCTGGGCAAGGAGCCGATGTGGCTGCGCTATCTCGCGCAGCCGGAGACGGCCGAGCCCGCCATCGAGACGCCGATGGAGAAGCGAGCCTGACGGCTCGCCTCTGCGATTTCCTACGGTTTGTCATTGTGAGCGCAGCGAAGCAATCCAGAGCCGTAGGGGGATTGCTTCGTCGCTTCGCTTCTCGCAATGACGACCGGGGGTCGCTCAGTTCGCGTTGGCCGGAGCCTGCTGCGCCTGGGCCGCGCGCTGCTGATAGAGCGCGAAAAAGTCGATCGGATCGATATAGAGGGGCGGGAAGCCGCCATTGCGCGTGGCGTCGGCGACGACCTGGCGCAGGAAGGGGAACAGCAGCCGCGGGCATTCGATCATCACGATGGGATGAATCTGCTCGGCCGGAATGTTCAGCAGGCGGAACACGCCGCCGTAATCGACCTCGAGCTTGAACAGCACTTCTTCGCTCTCGGTGGCCGAGGCTTCCAACGTCACCGAGACCTCGAAATCCTCTTGCGAAATCTGGCGCGCGTTGACATTGACCTGAATGCCGATCTCCGGCGGATTCTGGCGTGGCTGCAGCGAACGCGGCGCATTGGGATTCTCGAAGGAGAGATCCTTCACATATTGCACGAGCACGTTGAGCGCCGGGGCGCCGGTCGGGCCGGAGCCGTTTCCATTCGTATCGGTCATCGTCGAACTCCCTGCCGATTTCGGCTCCCGACAGGCGCGACGGTATGGCGGCGCCTGTCACGGCGCCCGCCTAACACGTCCCCTTGCCTGCGACAACGGATTTGACGCCGATCAGACAACTTTGGCGGGAGGGGCGCGGCGCGCGCGCACGCGGCGCTTTGGGCCTTCATCGACAATGGCTTTCCACTCGCCGGGGGAAAGATCGATGGTCTGCGGACCCTGCCGCTCGGTCTTGCCGCGAATGCGATCGGCGACCTGCGCGCGGATCGACGGCGACTTCAGCGCCAGGCCGACGAGATCAGAGGCGAAGCCAGGCAGGATCAGCAGCAGCGAGCCGACCGCCTCGAGCCCGCCCTCGAGCAGAGCGACGCCGGATTTCAGCTCCTCGCGCGGCTGGCCGACGCGGCTGCGCAGATAGACGAACAGCCGCTTGACGTCGGCGAGGCCGAGCAGCGTTGTGCCGACGCCGAGCGCCACGGCCGCTATCACGCCGAGAAACTGCACGACGAGCACGAAGGCCAGGATCTCGACGAAGAGCCAGCCTGTCAGCACATAGGCGACGAGTTTCGACTTGTTCACCTCGGCGCGCCCTCCGTTCCCGCCATGAGAAACCCCGGCGAGGGGTTGATTCGTGACATCTGGGACGCGACATGATACCGGACAATCCCTGCGACTGGGAGACGCCCTTTGTCGGGATCCGATTTCGACCCCTCCATCTTGGTCTTCGCCGCGCTCGCGGCTTTCGTCGTTTGGAAATTGTGGTCCGTCCTCGGCGTGCGCGTCGATCGCGAAGGCCCGGCCTCCGATCGCGCCGGCCCCGCAAGGCGGATCGGCCCGGCTCCGGCCCCGCAAGCCTCGGCTTTCGCGCCGTCACCCGCCAATGGCGCGCTGGACGCCGACCGCTGGAAAGGCCTCGCCGAATCCGGCAGCAATGGCTGGCGCGGCCTGGACCAGATCGCCGCCTCCGATCGCGGCTTCTCCGGTCCCGCCTTCGTCGACGGCGCCAAGAAGGCCTATGAGATGATCGTCGAGGCTTTCGCGCGGGGCGACCGCGACACGCTGCGCAATCTCCTTTCGACCGAGGTGTTCGACAGCTTCTCTGGCGAGATCGCCGGGCGCGAGCAACGCGGCGAGACGGCCGAGGCGCATGTCGTCTCCATCGATTCCGCAACGGTCGAGGACGCCAAGGTCGAGCTGCGCAAGGCGCAGATCACCATTCGTTTCGTCGCCAAGCTCCAATCGGTCCGCCGCGACAGCGCCGGCGCCGCGATCGAGGGCGAGTCGGATCGGCCGCTCGAGATCGTTGACCTCTGGACTTTCGCGCGCGATGTCGCCTCGCGTGATCCGAATTGGAAGCTCGTGGCGACCGAAACGGTTCACTAGGCGGATTGCGAGGTGGCGTCCGTCGATCTCGATCCAGTCGGTTTCGATTCGATCGACGCCATTTTTCAGGACGATCTTCGCGAGACCTTTCGCGTCTTCCGCCGCTCGGCTGAAATCATCCTCTCCGCTGCGCAGCCGCTCCGCGCGGCTCTGCCGGCCGATGAAGCGCTGGCCCGCGTCTGCCGCCTCGCTGCGGGCATGGATGCGGCGACGCTCTCCCCCGACGCTGCGCTCGATTTTTTCGCCGCCAAATTCCGTCCTTTTCGACTGCGCGGGCCGGGATTCGTCACCGCTTATTACGAGCCGGTGATCGAGGCGCGCGAGGCTCCCGACGCGCAATTCCGCACGCCCGTCCCCGCCCGTCCGGCCGATCTCGTCACGCTTAACGAGACGCCCATTCGCGGCGAGGCGGGCGAGCCGCTCACCTCCGCCCGGCTGCGGGCCGATGGCGGCCTCGAGCCTTATCCCGATCGCCGCGCCTTGGAGGAAGGCCCGCCGGAGCTGCGGCCGCGGCCGATCGCCTATGTCCGGGATAGGGTCGAGCTGTTTCTCATTCAGGTGCAGGGCTCGGCGCGGCTGCGCTTTCCCGATGGGCGGGAATTGCCGCTCACCTATGATGGCCGCAATGGCCGTCCCTATACGTCGATCGGCCGCCTGCTCATCGAGCGCGGGCTCGTTCCGCAAAGCGAAATGTCGCTCGAGCGCTTGAAGACGGAAATCCGCGCCCTCGGCCAGGAAGACGGCGCGCCCGGCGCCCGGCTGATGCAGGAGAACCGCTCCTATGTCTTCTTCCGCGCCGATTCCTCGCCGGAGCGGCGCGACGGCCCCATAGGCGGCGAGGGCTGCGCGCTGACGCCGCTGCGCTCCATCGCTGTCGATCGCTCGCTGTGGAGCTATGGCCTGCCCTTTTTCATCAGCGCGACCGTGCCCTGGCGCAGCGCGGCGGCGGAGCCCTTCGCCCGGCTGATGATCGCGCAGGACACGGGCTCGGCGATTCTCGGACCCGCGCGCGCCGATCTCTTCTTCGGCGCCGGGGACGAAGCCGGGGCGCTCGCCGGGCTGGTGCGCCACAAGGCGGATTTCACCGTGCTGCTGCCGCGAGGAGCGGGCGGCGATGAGTGATCCGCCGCGCGAATCGCGTCGCTCGCGTTTTCTGTCCCGAGAAGAGATAGAGCTGTGGAACAAGGTGACGGCCGATGTGCGGCCGTCGCGCGGCCGTCGTCGCCGCCCGCAGGAGGAGCAGCCGGTCGAGGCCGGCGAGCCGAAGAAAGGAGCCGCTGCCGCGCCGCCGCCGACGCCTGCTCCGGCGGAGAAAAAGCCGCGGCCCCGCCCGGCCGCGCCGCCGGCAGAGATCGATCACCGCACGCGCACGAAATTGCGTCGCGGCCGGCTCGAGGTGGAGGCCAAGCTCGATCTCCACGGACTGCGCCAGGCCGAGGCGCAGACGGCGCTCTATGATTTTCTGCGCCGCGCCCAAGCGGCCGGCGCGCGCATGGCCATCGTGGTGACGGGCAAGGGGGTGCGCAGCGAGGAGGGCGGCGTGCTGCGCCGCCTCGTACCCCTATGGCTGAGCGCCCCGGCGATGCGCGATCTCGTTGTCGGCTTCGGCGAGGCGGCGCGCAATCACGGCGGCGAAGGCGCGCTCTATGTGCAGATCAGGCGCCCGCGCAGCGCCAAATAGCGAAAGTCTCGCGTCGGATGAAATATCGGCCCCTCGCCCTGAGAAGCCCGCGAAGCGGGCGTCTCGAAGGGCGGCCGCTGCGTGGCGCTGGATCGTCCTTCGAGGCTTTTTGTGTTCTGCAAAAAGCGCCTCGGGACGAGGGGGATTGTTCACTTGATTCCGTAGAATTTCGTCGCGAAGGACCATTTCGGCGCGCGGATCGGGCGCTCGCCTTCGGCAGGCAGTATCTGCAGCATCTGCGTCGAATCCTTCACGAAATCCGCGGCCTTGGCCTGGCCCGCGATGGCCGCCGGCACATCCGGCAGGTCGACGATCTGCAAGGGCGCGTCGCTCAATATGGCCACCACCATGCCGACGCCCGTCGGCGGCGAGGCGACGAAGCGATAGGCGGATTTGCCGCTGGCGTCCGGCAGCGTCATCGACTGGCCGGCCTTCAGAAAATTGGCCTTCTCATCGACGCCGGCGGGGTCCGCCAAAGTCACCATATTGGGGAAAATCTGCGCCAGCTTTCCCTGCGCGTCGACATCGACCAATATCACATAGCCGGGCTTTTCCGCCGTCACGCGAAAGCTCATCGGCGCGCCGAGCGCGAACTCCTCCTGCGGCAGCACCTCGATTCGCACGCCCGCGCCGGCGGCCTTGGCCGGCTCCTTGGGGATCGCCGGCGCTTGCGTCTGCGGCGACGGCGGGGCCTCCGCTGGCGGATCGTCGATGATGCGCACCGAGCGCGTCATATCCTGCGGCTCGGCGAGCGCGACGCTCGCGACGCAGCAGAGAAGCGAGAGACAAAGACGCCGCATCATTCTCTCCTCCTTTTCAACGCGCGGTGAAAATGCCGACTGTGCCGAGCTGCGCCTCGCTATTCGAAAATTGCGAGACGATATCGATGACCTTGGCCGGATTGCGCAGCCGATCGAGCTGCCGCAGCGCCTGCTCGAGCTGCGGCATGGGCCGCGTCGAGGCGATGGCGACGATCTGATCGGCGCCGAAGGGCTCGCCCGCGACGACGCTCAGCCGATAGTCGGAAGATTGCACGACGGGCGGGTCGGAGGCGAGCGGATAGAGCAATTGCAGCACGCCGTCGCCGGTGAGGTCGAACAGCAGCAGATTGCGGCCGGCGACTCCGCCTATGGTGATCTCGACGCGCTCGCCCTTGCGCCGCAGCCCCTCCGGCGCGACGCGCATCGGCAGCGGCCCTTTGCCGGCGACGAGCTTCAGCCAGCGCACGGTGGCGGCGCGATCGATCAGAACGTCGAGCTCATGCGCATCGACATTATGCGCCAGCACATCGCCGCCGGAGAGCGCGTCGCGGCTCGCCGCGTCCCAGAGGATATCGGCCGCCGCATCGGCGCCGACGAGCACGAAAGGCGCATGGGCGCCGGCGCCCGTTCCGCGCTCGGCGGCCGCGCCGCGCAGAGCGAGGCGGATCGGCTCCTTGGGCCGTGGCGGCAGAGCGGCGGGCTTTGCCGGCGGCAGGCTCTGGCCCGGCCCGATCGCCATGGATTTTGGCGTCAGCGGCGTGATCGTCAGCCCGCCGCCGCCGGAGGAAGCGGCGGCCTCTTCCTCTTCCGCCGACGATCCGCCCACGGCCTGCACGCCGACGCCGCGCCCGAGCTGAGCGATCACATCCCTCGAGGCGTCGAGCCCGCGCGGCTCGACGACGGCGACGCTCTGACGCTGATCGCTGAGCTGATAGGCGAGCCCTCTGACATAGGCGATGAGTTCCGCCGTCGTGACGGCGCCGTCGCCATCGGCGTCCGCCGCGCCCTCGAGCGCGCGCGCGACGGCGTAGCTCAGCGCGCCGCGCTGGCCGACGCCGGCGATCTCCAGCTCGGGCGCCTCGAATTGCGCATCCGCCGCCATCAGCACGACCGAGCGCGCGAAATCCCGTGGCGCGATCTTCGTCGCGGCGGAGGAAGCGCCTTCATTCAGCGAGCGATAGACGAGCTTCGCCGCGCGTGGATCGACCTCGCGCGCGAGGCTCTCTCCGAAAGAGGCGTCGGCGATGAGAAAGACGCGCGCGCCCTTTTTCTCGAAAGCGTCGATCATGGAATCGAGCTCGGCGCGCGCGATCTTCTCGCCATTGGCGCGCGCCTGTGTCGGATCGAATTTCGGCAGCAGCAGAACGGGCGCGTTCTTCTGCGCGCCATAGCCGGCGAAGGTCAGGAAGACGGCGTCGCCCTTTTGCGCGCGCGCCAGCATGGCGTCGAGCGCGCGCATCACCGCGGCGCGCTCCGCTCTGTCGATGAATGTCACAATGTCGCGCGCGCCGCGTCCGCGCAGGCTCGCCTCGAGATCGCGCGCATCGGCGACGGCGCCGCGCAAGGGCGGCGCATGTTCGTAATGATCGACGCCGATGAGAATGGCGCGCGTCTCGGCCGATGCGGCGTTCGCGAAAAGACCGAGCATAGCGCAAGCGATCGCGCCCACGCCGCGCCGCAGAGCAGACGATAGGGCTTTGCGCTGCATTCTCCCTCTCCCCGCCTGTAGGGAGAGGGCCGGGGTGAGTTGCTTGGGGCGTTGGCCAAAAACGCAAAGCGCCCCGAGCCCCTCATCCTCACCTTCTCCCCGTGAACGGGGAGAAGGAAGGCGGCGCGACGCGATCAGCTGCACAGCGCAGGAAAAATAAGGAAAAGCGATCATGCGCGCGAGGGATCTCGAATGACGCAAAAGGTCCGAACAAGCGAGGCGAGACTATCATTCGCGCCTCCGCGCCGGCAAGCGCGGGAAAAAGCTCGCGCGCGCGGTCGTCGCGCGAATGCAGCCGTCTCGTGAGAGGCTTCGGCGCTTCGCCACGGAAAAGCCGCCGATCCGCCCGCGCCCCGCGGCGGCCGCGTCGCATTTGGGAAGGAGATTTCGAACATGCTCCGCTTGCTCCTTCTCCCCCTCACGCCGCGCTTCGTCGCGCTCACGCTCAGCGTCGCGGGCTTTCTCCTCTGCGCCATAGCGACGGAGGGCGATCTGTCGAGCGCCTTCTTTCCGGCGGCGATCGCCTGCGCCGCGCTCTGCGCGCTCGGCGCGCATGATCTGCTGCAGCGCGAGCATGCGATTTTGCGCGCCTATCCTATTTCCGCGCATCTGCGCTTTTTGCTCGAGCATGTGCGGCCGGAGCTGCGGCAATATTTCTTCGAGGACAATAAGGACGGCCGTCCGTTCAGCCGCGACAAGCGCGCCATCGTCTATCAGCGCGCCAAGATGAACATCGACAAAAGGCCCTTCGGCACGGAAATCGACGTCTATGCGGAAGGCTTCGAATGGCTGCGCCATTCGATCGCGGCGCGGCCCGTTTCGCATGAGCATTTTCGCACGCGCGTCGGCGGCGATTGCGCGCAGCCTTACGACATCTCGCTCTTGAATATTTCCGCGATGAGCTTCGGCGCCTTGAGCCGCAACGCCATTCGCGCGCTCAATCTCGGCGCGCGCAAGGGCGAATTCGCGCAGGATACGGGCGAGGGCGGCTTCAGCCCCTATCATCAGGAGGCCGGCGGCGACGTCATTTGGCAGATCGCCTCCGGCTATTTCGGCTGCCGCACGCGCGAGGGCGCATTCGACGCGGAGAAATTCGCCGAGATCGCCACGCGCGATCAGATCAAGATGATCGAGGTGAAGCTGAGCCAAGGGGCGAAGCCCGGCCATGGCGGCGTGCTGCCGGCCGCCAAGGTGAGCGAGGAGATCGCGCGCATTCGCGGCGTGCCCATGGGCGAGGATTGCATTTCGCCGGCGGCGCATTCGGCCTTTTCGACGCCGATCGAATTACTGCAATTTCTGGCGCAGCTGCGCGCGCTCTCCGGCGGCAAGCCGGTCGGCTTCAAGCTCTGCCTCGGCCAGCCCTGGGAGTTCCTGGCCATTTGCAAGGCGATGCTGGAGACGGGCCTCCATCCCGATTTCATCGTCGTCGACGGCAAGGAAGGCGGGACCGGCTCAGCGCCGCTCGAATTCATGGATCACATCGGCATGCCGATGCGCGACGGACTCGCCTTCGCGCATCATGCGCTGATCGGCGTCGGCCTGCGCGATACAATTCGCATCGGCGCCGCCGGCAAGATCGCCACGGGCTTCGACATGGCGCGGGCGCTCGCGCTCGGCGCCGATTGGTGCAATAGCGGGCGCGGCTTCATGTTCGCGCTCGGCTGCATTCAATCTCTGTCCTGCCACACCGATCATTGCCCGACCGGCGTCGCCACGCAGGACGCCTCGCGCGGCCGCGCGCTCGTCGTCTCGGACAAGGCGGAGCGCGTGCGCAATTTTCATCATGCGACGCTCATGGCGCTCGCCGAGCTCGCCGCCGCCGCCGGGCTCGATCATCCGAGCGACTTCGCGCCGGAGCATTTTTGTCGCCGCATCTCTCCGCATGAGGCGGCGACTTTCGCCGAGCTCTATCCGGCGCCGGCGCCCGGCGCGTTTCTCCGTGGCGAGATGGATGCGCGCTTCGCCGCCGCTTGGCGCAGCGCGCGCGCGGATTCGTTTCGGCCGGCGTCGCTCGCTCTCGCTTGATCGTCGCGCCGCCGCGTCTTGCATGAGGCGGCGAATTCATCGAGGATCGCGCGTTCATATTGCGAGCCCATTCCCATGACGAATGTCTATGACGAGCAGGACTATCCTTACGCCGTCCGCCATTGGACGCATCCGACGCAGCTCGGCGCTCTTTCACAATTGATGGGACGGCCCGCAGCGCCCTTTCAGGACTGCCGCGTGCTGGAGATCGGCGCCGGCGATGGCATCAATCTCGCCAGCATGGCGATCGGCGCGCCGCGCGCGCAATTCATCGGCGTCGATCTCTCCGAGCGCGCCGTCGCCGCAGGACGCGAGCTGACGGCGGCGGCGGGCGTCGCCAATCTGCAGCTCGTTTGCGGCGATTTGCGCGATTTTGCCGCCGAGCCGCAATCCTTCGATTACATCATCGCGCATGGCGTCTACGCCTGGGCGCCGAAAATCGTTCAGGATGCGGTGATGGCGCTGTGCGGGCGGCTGCTGTCGCCGCGCGGCGTCGCCATGATCAGCTATAATGCGTTGCCGGGCTGCCGCTTGCGCCAGGGTCTGCGCGATATGCTGCTCAGCGCCGTCGCGGGAATTGCGGAGCCCGAACGCAAGATCGCCGCCGCGCGCGCGACGGCGAGCTTCTACGCCGAGCAATGGTCGGCGAGCGACAACGCCTTTCGCAAGGCGCTGGCGCTGGAGGCGCGTGATTTTCTCGGCCGGCCGGATGGGCTCATTTTTCATGACGAGCTCGGCGAGATTTACGATCCGCAGCTCTTCTCCACCGTCGTCGCCGCGGCGCGCGCGCATGGGCTCGATTATCTTTGCGACAATGATCCCTCGCTGGTGGGACATGCGCTATGGGAGAGCGAGCTGTGGAGCCAATCCTTGCCGCTCACCGGCGGCGATCAGATCGCCTATGAGCAGGCGCTCGATTTCGTCGAGACGCGGTTTTTTCGTCGCAGCCTGTTCTGCCGCGCCGGCGCGCCGCTGGAACGGCGCTTCGCGCCGGAGCGTCTTTCCGGCCTCTTTCTCGAGGCGCCGCTCGAGCCCTTCGTCGACGCCAGCGTCGCTGCGGGCGAATACGCTTTCAAGACGGCGGGCAAGGGCGAGGTCTCGACGCGGGACGAGGCTTTCGGCGCGGCCATGCGCCGGCTCGGCGCGGCCTATCCGCGCGCGCTCGCGATCGACGAGATCGCGCCCGAGCCCGCGGCGCGCTCGGCGCTGCTGCGGCTCTTCGCCGGCAATATGGCGCGCCTGGCGACAGAGCCTTTTCCTGTCGGGCGAAATCCGGGCGAAAAGCCATTCGCCAATCCGCTGGCGCGCGCGCAGGCGCGGCTCGGCCTCGGCTCGGTGACGAGCTATCGGCATTCGCAAGTCGCACTCGAGGGCGACGACACGCGGCGCTTTCTCGATCTTCTCGACGGAACGCGGACGGTCGACGATCTCGCCCGCGCAATGTCCGGCGCAGCGGAGGAGAGCCGCACGCGCGCGCAAGTGGAGGCGGCGCTCGCGACCTTCGCGATGTGGGGCCTGACGCGCGCCCCTGGCGCCTGAGCGACGACTAAAAATCAGAAGCCCGGATTATGCGACCATGAGAGCGGTTTCGGCG
This window harbors:
- the dnaQ gene encoding DNA polymerase III subunit epsilon, which encodes MREIVFDTETTGLDPTKGHRIVEIGAVEISNLIPTGRTFHFYLDPERDMPEEAFRVHGLSSAFLTGQKKFREIADSFLEFVEDANLVAHNAEFDMRFVNFELGLLGKAAIPFDRVVDTLTIARRRHPGASNTLDALCQRYGVDLTRRDKHGALLDAGLLAEVYAELMGGRQTALILQADAATLAEENGGEFLRNRPQKLAQLLTEAERAAHEAFIAKLGKEPMWLRYLAQPETAEPAIETPMEKRA
- the secB gene encoding protein-export chaperone SecB; amino-acid sequence: MTDTNGNGSGPTGAPALNVLVQYVKDLSFENPNAPRSLQPRQNPPEIGIQVNVNARQISQEDFEVSVTLEASATESEEVLFKLEVDYGGVFRLLNIPAEQIHPIVMIECPRLLFPFLRQVVADATRNGGFPPLYIDPIDFFALYQQRAAQAQQAPANAN
- a CDS encoding FxsA family protein, which codes for MNKSKLVAYVLTGWLFVEILAFVLVVQFLGVIAAVALGVGTTLLGLADVKRLFVYLRSRVGQPREELKSGVALLEGGLEAVGSLLLILPGFASDLVGLALKSPSIRAQVADRIRGKTERQGPQTIDLSPGEWKAIVDEGPKRRVRARRAPPAKVV
- a CDS encoding Tim44/TimA family putative adaptor protein, with the translated sequence MSGSDFDPSILVFAALAAFVVWKLWSVLGVRVDREGPASDRAGPARRIGPAPAPQASAFAPSPANGALDADRWKGLAESGSNGWRGLDQIAASDRGFSGPAFVDGAKKAYEMIVEAFARGDRDTLRNLLSTEVFDSFSGEIAGREQRGETAEAHVVSIDSATVEDAKVELRKAQITIRFVAKLQSVRRDSAGAAIEGESDRPLEIVDLWTFARDVASRDPNWKLVATETVH
- the mltA gene encoding murein transglycosylase A — encoded protein: MASVDLDPVGFDSIDAIFQDDLRETFRVFRRSAEIILSAAQPLRAALPADEALARVCRLAAGMDAATLSPDAALDFFAAKFRPFRLRGPGFVTAYYEPVIEAREAPDAQFRTPVPARPADLVTLNETPIRGEAGEPLTSARLRADGGLEPYPDRRALEEGPPELRPRPIAYVRDRVELFLIQVQGSARLRFPDGRELPLTYDGRNGRPYTSIGRLLIERGLVPQSEMSLERLKTEIRALGQEDGAPGARLMQENRSYVFFRADSSPERRDGPIGGEGCALTPLRSIAVDRSLWSYGLPFFISATVPWRSAAAEPFARLMIAQDTGSAILGPARADLFFGAGDEAGALAGLVRHKADFTVLLPRGAGGDE
- a CDS encoding Smr/MutS family protein, whose product is MSDPPRESRRSRFLSREEIELWNKVTADVRPSRGRRRRPQEEQPVEAGEPKKGAAAAPPPTPAPAEKKPRPRPAAPPAEIDHRTRTKLRRGRLEVEAKLDLHGLRQAEAQTALYDFLRRAQAAGARMAIVVTGKGVRSEEGGVLRRLVPLWLSAPAMRDLVVGFGEAARNHGGEGALYVQIRRPRSAK
- a CDS encoding DUF4384 domain-containing protein; protein product: MMRRLCLSLLCCVASVALAEPQDMTRSVRIIDDPPAEAPPSPQTQAPAIPKEPAKAAGAGVRIEVLPQEEFALGAPMSFRVTAEKPGYVILVDVDAQGKLAQIFPNMVTLADPAGVDEKANFLKAGQSMTLPDASGKSAYRFVASPPTGVGMVVAILSDAPLQIVDLPDVPAAIAGQAKAADFVKDSTQMLQILPAEGERPIRAPKWSFATKFYGIK
- a CDS encoding caspase family protein, translated to MQRKALSSALRRGVGAIACAMLGLFANAASAETRAILIGVDHYEHAPPLRGAVADARDLEASLRGRGARDIVTFIDRAERAAVMRALDAMLARAQKGDAVFLTFAGYGAQKNAPVLLLPKFDPTQARANGEKIARAELDSMIDAFEKKGARVFLIADASFGESLAREVDPRAAKLVYRSLNEGASSAATKIAPRDFARSVVLMAADAQFEAPELEIAGVGQRGALSYAVARALEGAADADGDGAVTTAELIAYVRGLAYQLSDQRQSVAVVEPRGLDASRDVIAQLGRGVGVQAVGGSSAEEEEAAASSGGGGLTITPLTPKSMAIGPGQSLPPAKPAALPPRPKEPIRLALRGAAAERGTGAGAHAPFVLVGADAAADILWDAASRDALSGGDVLAHNVDAHELDVLIDRAATVRWLKLVAGKGPLPMRVAPEGLRRKGERVEITIGGVAGRNLLLFDLTGDGVLQLLYPLASDPPVVQSSDYRLSVVAGEPFGADQIVAIASTRPMPQLEQALRQLDRLRNPAKVIDIVSQFSNSEAQLGTVGIFTAR
- a CDS encoding FMN-binding glutamate synthase family protein — translated: MLRLLLLPLTPRFVALTLSVAGFLLCAIATEGDLSSAFFPAAIACAALCALGAHDLLQREHAILRAYPISAHLRFLLEHVRPELRQYFFEDNKDGRPFSRDKRAIVYQRAKMNIDKRPFGTEIDVYAEGFEWLRHSIAARPVSHEHFRTRVGGDCAQPYDISLLNISAMSFGALSRNAIRALNLGARKGEFAQDTGEGGFSPYHQEAGGDVIWQIASGYFGCRTREGAFDAEKFAEIATRDQIKMIEVKLSQGAKPGHGGVLPAAKVSEEIARIRGVPMGEDCISPAAHSAFSTPIELLQFLAQLRALSGGKPVGFKLCLGQPWEFLAICKAMLETGLHPDFIVVDGKEGGTGSAPLEFMDHIGMPMRDGLAFAHHALIGVGLRDTIRIGAAGKIATGFDMARALALGADWCNSGRGFMFALGCIQSLSCHTDHCPTGVATQDASRGRALVVSDKAERVRNFHHATLMALAELAAAAGLDHPSDFAPEHFCRRISPHEAATFAELYPAPAPGAFLRGEMDARFAAAWRSARADSFRPASLALA
- a CDS encoding methyltransferase domain-containing protein, coding for MTNVYDEQDYPYAVRHWTHPTQLGALSQLMGRPAAPFQDCRVLEIGAGDGINLASMAIGAPRAQFIGVDLSERAVAAGRELTAAAGVANLQLVCGDLRDFAAEPQSFDYIIAHGVYAWAPKIVQDAVMALCGRLLSPRGVAMISYNALPGCRLRQGLRDMLLSAVAGIAEPERKIAAARATASFYAEQWSASDNAFRKALALEARDFLGRPDGLIFHDELGEIYDPQLFSTVVAAARAHGLDYLCDNDPSLVGHALWESELWSQSLPLTGGDQIAYEQALDFVETRFFRRSLFCRAGAPLERRFAPERLSGLFLEAPLEPFVDASVAAGEYAFKTAGKGEVSTRDEAFGAAMRRLGAAYPRALAIDEIAPEPAARSALLRLFAGNMARLATEPFPVGRNPGEKPFANPLARAQARLGLGSVTSYRHSQVALEGDDTRRFLDLLDGTRTVDDLARAMSGAAEESRTRAQVEAALATFAMWGLTRAPGA